One Leucoraja erinacea ecotype New England chromosome 3, Leri_hhj_1, whole genome shotgun sequence genomic window carries:
- the fbxo4 gene encoding F-box only protein 4, which yields MASARGAGSEWSGSGLDKALRAGISQLRQRYLWASRHTGPAPPPPPPHPLPLHSLPVEVQLHILSLLSPRDLCQLGSVNGYWNAVVRDPLLWRYFLQRDLPLWKSVDYLSLPDTALLSKSLTQNAEQDYMAAYLRSCPESRKQWKSSHPVYSSVTSFLYSLVSQAEPRLAMFGPGLEQLDTSLVTKMMNSPRLLPLAGLPQRQIDGIGSGISFFFNREHKFNILTLYSTTWKERECARMEESAAINKLFVPQGVADVDGGDGDPPRLGASYSVIPQVEQVCRLVDGFIYVANAEARRKHDRKEECLQIQAMINRALGPAGRPLLVLACVSQPDMNRVPCVHLSHHLQLSLLDVPWLTQDSDAETLAGFLEGIEWIFRELGRL from the exons ATGGCGAGTGCCCGGGGTGCGGGCAGTGAGTGGAGCGGGAGCGGGCTGGACAAGGCGCTGCGGGCCGGCATCAGTCAGCTCCGCCAGCGCTACCTGTGGGCCAGCCGGCACACCGGCCcagcgccgccgccgccgccgccgcaccCACTGCCTCTACACAGCCTCCCG GTGGAGGTACAGCTTCACATCTTGAGCCTGCTGTCGCCCAGGGATCTCTGCCAACTGGGGAGCGTTAATGGGTACTGGAACGCCGTGGTGCGTGACCCACTGCTGTGGCGCTACTTCCTACAGCGGGACCTTCCTCTCTGGAAATCTGTGGACTACCTCTCGTTACCGGACACCGCCTTGCTCAGTAAATCACTCACCCAAAACGCAGAGCAGGACTACATGGCAGC ATATTTGAGGAGCTGTCCAGAGAGCAGAAAGCAATGGAAATCCAGTCACCCAGTCTACAGCTCAGTGACCTCCTTCCTCTACTCCCTGGTATCCCAGGCAGAACCTCGGCTGGCCATGTTCGGACCTGGGCTGGAGCAACTGGACACGTCCCTGGTTACAAAGATGATGAATTCACCGAGGCTGCTGCCTTTGGCGGGCTTGCCGCAAAGACAGATCGACG GAATTGGATCAGGAATCAGCTTCTTCTTCAACAGAGAACACAAGTTTAACATCCTGACTCTATATTCAACGACCTG GAAAGAAAGAGAGTGTGCAAGAATGGAGGAAAGTGCAGCCATTAATAAACTGTTCGTGCCACAAGGAGTTGCTGACGTGGATGGAGGAGATGGTGACCCCCCGCGGCTGGGGGCATCCTACAGCGTCATCCCGCAGGTGGAGCAGGTGTGCAGGCTGGTGGACGGCTTCATCTACGTGGCCAATGCAGAAGCCAGGAGAA AGCACGATCGGAAAGAGGAATGTCTCCAGATCCAGGCTATGATCAACCGGGCTCTTGGGCCTGCAGGCCGCCCACTCCTGGTGTTGGCCTGTGTTTCCCAGCCTGACATGAATCGTGTACCCTGTGTTCACCTATCGCACCACTTACAGCTATCCCTGCTGGATGTGCCTTGGCTG ACGCAGGATTCCGATGCAGAGACACTGGCTGGATTTCTTGAGGGCATCGAATGGATTTTTCGGGAACTCGGGAGGTTGTGA